The DNA window TTCTATCTAATTCTAGTCACTCAGCCCATAGGTCGTTGTACATCAGTGACTTTAATagagtcttcctcctcctctctcctctctcctcttctctaggTAGGGAAGATCTctaagaacaagaagaagaagctgAAGAAAAAACAGAAGCGTCAGACCGAGCTGTTGGAGATACGCATGCGGGAGATCgaggccctggagagagaggctgagaaaCAGAGGGCCACAGAGGGCCCCGATGGTGAGGGGGACACACACTCCCCGAAACACACACCCCGCAACGCGGCACTGGGGCCCGCCGTTGCACTGGGCGAGAGTGATGACGACGACGATGATTacgatgaagaggatggagatgaggaggaggaaggggagacagagagggagaggccaACCAGGCTAACCAATCACACCTGTGAGTTACATGGTTTGATTGTAAAtcagtgtagtggtggtggtggtggtggtggtggttttatACTCATTCACTCAATGTGTTGGTTATTCACTcattccattgtgtgtgtgtgtgtgtgtgtgtgtgtgtgtgtgtgtcagagctgtgtggatAGAGTTCTGTACCAAGCTGAGAGTGAATAGAATTGAATGGAGAACTGGAGGAGGACGAGCCAGCCTCCAACCTCTCCACCCACACTAGGCTGACACTCTAAAAAGTGCTGgattaaaaacaacaacatttggtTTATTTGGTAACCCAGTGCTGGGTAAATATTGGACAAAACACATgctgggttattttgacccagccagttgggttGTTGAATTACCCAAACATGGGTTCATTTAATCATCAATTGGGTTTTTGTTGACTTTCGTGTTGGGTTAACCCAGCACCTGAGTCTTTTTTAATGTAATTCATAGGTTATTTTCAAGAGGTTTGGCCTATTAGGGCCGTGGCTTTTAATAATTTTTCGCCACCCGTGAGAGTAAATTTAATTCCTGTTCATCATGTTAAGTTTGTATACTACAAAATAACATTTTCCTTTGTGCACATTACATATGCTGAGAAAAAAGTTCATGTTCAACCTTAACATGTGAtaacaatacaacagaacaaATTAACCGGAATTACATTTACTCTTGCAGGTGACCAAAAATAACTACCGGAAAGCATGGCCCTATTAAGCCACAGCTCCAGTCTTCGGATCTGACCCGCTGTGTCGTAACTCAATAACCCAGAATAAACCCAGCATCAACAACACAACCGTGctcttaattttttttaaataactaaGTGACCTAATGCCTGTAACCCAGTAGTTGGGTCATCCAAACAACCCTGAATTGTTTTAGAGTGTACTGCGTGGGAGAAATGCAAGGCGGATTCATAAacaactacagtctaacccaagCTCTCGCTttcctcccaccccctctctctccctctctcccttctctctttttcactcttccactctttctctccccctgtctttcaGGTGCAGCCACACCTCAGGAGCAGTCAGAGGTGCCCCCCACCCCAGAGGCAGCAGCAGGGCCAGAGGGGGAGCCCACCCCCAGCACTACCCCAGAGACCGAGACACAGAATcccacacccaccaccactacacctggggATGGCAACGGAGCTACCGCGaacccagagggagagggggaggagggggagaaagaggaggttaatgaagagaatgacaatgaggaggtggaggaggaagatggggaAGAAGAGGATGACAATGAAGAGGACTTGGTTACAGCTCCTGCCGAAAAAGATGAGAAAGAGGAAccaagaacagaggaggaggtgaagggtgAGGAGACCAAGGAGCAGGAAAAggacaaagaggaagaggaggaggaggaggaggacgacgaCGATGACGAcgacgatgatgatgacgatgatgatgaagaCGACGCTGATGAAACAGAAACAGGTGCTGACGACCTCACTAACTCAATCTCCACCACCATgggacacaacaacaacaccaccaaaaCCAATGGCCATGTCCTCCTAGGGGGtgtggagagggacagggagagatgtccCAGAGCCAACCCCCCAGCCCCtacctcctcccccatccctctgcaCTGCCCCCTGGTAGAGTCAGAGATCAGCTGCACAGACAGGGATCACAGCTCCCTCAGCTCCTCCTACGAGCTCTTCAATGGCGAGGTGGTCACGCCGGGCCTGACCAACGGGGCGCAGCGCCACAGGGGCACGGCGCCACGTTTCCCTGACCTGCCTCTGGACCCTGACCCGGGTAGCCCCGTCACAGTGGGCGAAGCTGGTCAACCAGGGTCCAGGACATCCCCTCACAGCCCCACTGCAGACCGCAGTCGTACTGTGTCGTCCTCAAGCACTGGGGACACGCCTAAAGGTGAGATATTTCTCCTTTCtctatatttttctctctctttcactctttcaccCACATGCATGGACACAGATGTGCATATACAGCTAAAATGGCACTGGAGAAGAAGGCCTTCTTGTGtgggggaggaggtagggaagtGTGTCCCCAAcagattgtgtttttttgttattttatttgtgttgtttgtaacttgtacatttttatttaattttgtacataatgttgccgctaccatctcttatgaccgaaaataacttctggacgtCCTACGAGTCCTACGCGAACAAtttactgctttctcgggaacaggcccagatccccgtgatttgcttgaagaggaggcagagaaaaagTGCCGGAGGGcgagctgccttctgagaattcatagGTGATCGAATacacccccacttccttccattctgctagcaaacatgcaatatttggagaataaaatcgatTACCTACGCAATAAATTAAAttacattcaaaactgtaatatcttatgcttcatggagtcgtggctgaacgacgacactatcaacatacagctggctggttatacgctgtaccggcaggatagaacagcggagTCTGGTAGGACAAGGGGCGGCAGACTATGTATtattgtaaacaacagctggtgcacgatatctaaggaagtcttgagctattgctcgcctaTGGTACAGTAATCTCATGATacgctgtagaccacactatctacactatcttctatgcatagtcataataactctacctacatgtacatattacctcaactaaccggtgccccagcacattgactctgtaccggaatccccctgtatatattctcgctttttttctttttcttatcTGTATtgttttaaactgcattgttggttaggtgCTCAtgtgtaagcatttcactgtaaggtttacacctgttgtatcacatttgatttgattcgactTGACATGAAGTCATAGAGAAACACGTACTGGACATTCTCTGCCTGCTGCCTGACCTTTTCCCCAACAATAACACATTTATCCTAACTAGATGATGTAGTTCTAGCCAAGGCCAAAGCAGCAGACCTCCTGGTCAACCCCCT is part of the Oncorhynchus keta strain PuntledgeMale-10-30-2019 chromosome 26, Oket_V2, whole genome shotgun sequence genome and encodes:
- the LOC118359256 gene encoding SRSF protein kinase 2 isoform X5, with protein sequence MSSRKVMAIQARKRRPKGKKDKAAHGRRPETQQKAPVSAPTAPPPPPALPEPAVPPEPEEEILGSDDEEQEDPADYCKGGYHPVKIGDLFNGRYHVIRKLGWGHFSTVWLCWDIQVKNFVAMKVVKSAQHYTETALDEIKLLRCVRESDPSDQNKEMVVQLIDDFKISGINGIHVCMVFEVLGHHLLKWIIKSNYQGLPLPCVKSIIKQVLQGLDYLHSKCKIIHTDIKPENILMCVDDAFVRRMAVEATEWQKAGAPPPSGSAVSTAPQAKPVGKISKNKKKKLKKKQKRQTELLEIRMREIEALEREAEKQRATEGPDGEGDTHSPKHTPRNAALGPAVALGESDDDDDDYDEEDGDEEEEGETERERPTRLTNHTCAATPQEQSEVPPTPEAAAGPEGEPTPSTTPETETQNPTPTTTTPGDGNGATANPEGEGEEGEKEEVNEENDNEEVEEEDGEEEDDNEEDLVTAPAEKDEKEEPRTEEEVKGEETKEQEKDKEEEEEEEEDDDDDDDDDDDDDDEDDADETETGADDLTNSISTTMGHNNNTTKTNGHVLLGGVERDRERCPRANPPAPTSSPIPLHCPLVESEISCTDRDHSSLSSSYELFNGEVVTPGLTNGAQRHRGTAPRFPDLPLDPDPGSPVTVGEAGQPGSRTSPHSPTADRSRTVSSSSTGDTPKGPDPRDLLEEEAEKKCRRASCLLRIHR
- the LOC118359256 gene encoding SRSF protein kinase 2 isoform X4, translated to MSSRKVMAIQARKRRPKGKKDKAAHGRRPETQQKAPVSAPTAPPPPPALPEPAVPPEPEEEILGSDDEEQEDPADYCKGGYHPVKIGDLFNGRYHVIRKLGWGHFSTVWLCWDIQVKNFVAMKVVKSAQHYTETALDEIKLLRCVRESDPSDQNKEMVVQLIDDFKISGINGIHVCMVFEVLGHHLLKWIIKSNYQGLPLPCVKSIIKQVLQGLDYLHSKCKIIHTDIKPENILMCVDDAFVRRMAVEATEWQKAGAPPPSGSAVSTAPQAKPVGKISKNKKKKLKKKQKRQTELLEIRMREIEALEREAEKQRATEGPDGEGDTHSPKHTPRNAALGPAVALGESDDDDDDYDEEDGDEEEEGETERERPTRLTNHTCAATPQEQSEVPPTPEAAAGPEGEPTPSTTPETETQNPTPTTTTPGDGNGATANPEGEGEEGEKEEVNEENDNEEVEEEDGEEEDDNEEDLVTAPAEKDEKEEPRTEEEVKGEETKEQEKDKEEEEEEEEDDDDDDDDDDDDDDEDDADETETGADDLTNSISTTMGHNNNTTKTNGHVLLGGVERDRERCPRANPPAPTSSPIPLHCPLVESEISCTDRDHSSLSSSYELFNGEVVTPGLTNGAQRHRGTAPRFPDLPLDPDPGSPVTVGEAGQPGSRTSPHSPTADRSRTVSSSSTGDTPKDDVVLAKAKAADLLVNPLDPRNADTLRVKIADLGNACWVHKHFTEDIQTRQYRSIEVLIGAGYSTPADIWSTACMAFELATGDYLFEPHSGEDYSRDEGELRHITKLKPWSLFDVLVEKYGWAPEDAGHFTHFLLPMLEMVPEKRASAGDCLSHPWLNS